GCTTTTCCGGCACCCCACGCCAGGACAACCTGGACCTGTACCTGACCGGCCCGTTCAGCCTGTTCGGCCGCGAACACGAACTGATCGGCGGCGTAACCCTGTCCAAGTACAACGAAAACGTACCGAGCTGGGGCGGCTGGCGCTACGACTACAACGCAACGCCAGGTGCGTCGGTGGAGAACATCTTCGACTGGGACGGCAAGCAGCCCAAGCCGGACTGGAGCATCAGTGGCAAATCGTCAATGGAAGAAACCCAGTATGCCGCCTACCTCACCTCGCGCCTGCACCTGACCGACGACCTCAACCTGATTCTCGGCAGCCGGGTCATCGACTGGAAGCGTGACACCGAGGACCGCCCGTACGGCGGTGAGAAGACCGAGGTCAACCGTAAAGAGACCGGTGTGTTCATCCCTTATGCCGGGGTGGTCTACGACCTTGATGAAACCTGGGCGCTGTACGCCAGCTACACCAAAATCTTCAACCCGCAAGCCTCCTGGGTCACCGACGAGAACAACAAGCCCCTCGACCCGATGCAAGGCGTCGGCTACGAGCTGGGCGTCAAGGGCAGTCATTTTGATGGCAGGCTGAACTCCAGCCTGGCGCTGTTCAAGCTCGAACAGGACAACCTGGCGATCTGGGTGCACGACAACGTCTACGACGCCAAGCAGGACACCACCTCCAAAGGCCTGGAAATGGAGCTCAATGGCGAGCTGGCCGAAGGCTGGCAGGCGTCGGCGGGCTACACCTACACCCTGACCACCGACAACCAGGATGAGCGCATTGCCACCGTGTATCCGCGCCACAGCCTCAAGACCTTCACCAGCTACCGCCTGCCGGGCATGCTCGACAAAGTCACCGTGGGTGGCGGGGTCAACTGGCAAAGCAAGGTCGGCACCGACCTGCACAGCTTCGACCAGGGCAGCTACGCGCTGGTCAACCTGATGGCGCGCTACAACATCAGCGAAAACCTCAGCGCCACGGTCAACCTCAACAACGTCTTCGACCGCGAGTACTACTCGATGGCGTCGTCGTACGGCAACTACGGGGCGCCGCGTAACCTGATGACCACGTTCAAATACGACTTCTGAGCCGGTTTACGGCTAAGCGGTTGATCGCGCGTTAATTTTTTTGAAAAAGAGTGTTGACACAAATCCGTTTCAGGCGAATAATGCGCGCCACTTGGCTACATAGCTCAGTTGGTTAGAGCATAGCATTCATAATGCTGGGGTCCGGGGTTCAAGTCCCTGTGTAGCCACCAAGTACTAAAAAGGGCTTACCGCAAGGTAAGCCCTTTTTTCTTGCCTGCGATTTTTACCCTGCCTGCTTAGCGCACATTGGCGAACACTACCGCCAGCCCCAAGCCGATCAAGGCCACACCAATCACCCGGTCAACCAGACGCTGGCGCTCGAGCATGGCCTGGCGCAACACGGCGCTTGAGAAAAACACCGCTACCAGGCTGAACCACAACCAGTGGGCGAGCGACATGAACGCGCCATAGCCGAAGTTGACCGCCAGCGAACTGCCCGGCTGCACCACCTGGGTATAGGCACTGACCACAAAGAGCATGGTCTTGGGGTTCAGGGCGTTGGTCAGAAAGCCCGAACGAAATGCCGCCAGCACGCCGAGCTGACTGGCGCTGGTGCCATCTAGGGAAATCCGCGTAGTGTTGGTCAGCGACTTGTAGCCCAGATAAATCAGGTACCCCGCCCCCAGCACCTTCATCGCCAAAAACAGCGCCGGGCTCTGGCTGATGATCACCGCGATGCCCAGCACCGTGTACAGCACATGCACCTGCACCCCCAGGGCGATGCCCATTGCCGCCGCCAGGCCGGCGCGGCGGCCAAAGGCGTAGCTGCTGCGGGTCACCATGGCAAAGTCGGCGCCCGGGCTGATCACCGCCAGCACGGTAAACAGGGCAACGGCTATGAGTTCATTCACGTAAAGCTCCTCGATCTGCTAGGCCAATGCACAGATAGCTCTGCACGCCGCCATTATCGAAAGCTTCGAGTAAGGCCAAAAGCGATTTATAGTGAGGCAAATCCGCTAGTTTTTCTCACAGATATGAAACTGCCTGCGCTGTCCGCCTTTCGCTATTTCGACGTTGCCGCGCAAACCCAGAGCTTTGTGCGCGCCGCCGAGCTGCTCAATGTCACCCACGGCGCGGTGAGCCGACAGGTGCGCCTGCTGGAAGAAACGCTGGGCGTGCAACTGTTCGAGCGGCGCAACCGGGCGATCTTTCTCACCGCCGCCGGCCGCGCCCTGCACGGCACCACGCTGTCGGTGTTCGAGCAGCTTGAAGGCGCGGTGTACCGCCTGCAGCAACAGGCGCGGGAGAACGTGCTGGTGCTGTCGTGCGAGCCAACCATCGCCATGCGCTGGCTGATCCCACGGCTGCCGGCCTTTCATGCCGCCCACCCGGACATTCACCTGCACCTGGTGGCGGCTGGCGGGCCGATCGATTTTGCCCGCAGCGGCGTCGATCTGGCCCTGCGCCGCGATGACTTTCGCTGGGACGCCAATCTGTACGCACTGAAGATCTGCGACGAATGGGTTGGCCCGGTGTGCAGTGCCACCCATAACTTTCCCGAACACGGCCTGGCCGGCCAACGCCTGCTGCACAGCGCTTCGCGCCCCAACGCCTGGGCTACCTGGTTGCGTCACAGCGGTGAGTCGGCCAAGGGCAGTAGCCGCGCTGACTACGAGCACTTCTATCTGTGCATTCAGGCGGCGGCAGCCGGGCTGGGCGTGGCCATGGCCTCGCGCCTGATGGTCCAGGATGAAATCGACAGCGGCCAGTTGCAGGCGCCGCGCGGCTTTATCCAGGACCAGTCGGCCTACTACCTGCTCAGCCCCCAGACGCTGCTCGACGACGACAAAAGCCGCTGCTTCGCCGAGTGGGTGATCGGCCAGTCACAGGCCTGCCTCGCTCACCTTGACTGAGCCTTGCTGGCGGTAGCCGGCGCACAGAAGGAGGAGCCGGCACTGAAGTCGCCACCCCAGGTGCGGTAGCCGGCCGTGTCGATGTGAATGCGCCCCGACGGGTAACGCCCCAGGCCCATGTTCCAGTCCTTGCCATGGGCCTGCCAGAAGCTGCACAGCGGGTTCGGGTCGGCCCAGGCCGGTAGCAGCAGGTCGACCGCAAAGGCGCGGGTATGGGCGCTGGCCACGGCGCCACCGGCGCAGCGGTTGAGCACCGGGTCGCGGTAGGCCGAAACCACTTCATAGCGCTTGAGCACGCCCTGCTCGCCCAGGGTCTTGAGCAGCAGTAGGGTCGAGCGCACCGCCGGCCACTGCGCCGCGGGCGCAAGCGCAAACGGCTCGGCCT
This portion of the Pseudomonas sp. SORT22 genome encodes:
- a CDS encoding D-Ala-D-Ala carboxypeptidase family metallohydrolase: MKTWCKAGIGAGLLLTALAAQQAQADERDLYLFAQWAGDHQTRPFREMLVDARLYGVVPIHQLLRSASDWRLCKAEPFALAPAAQWPAVRSTLLLLKTLGEQGVLKRYEVVSAYRDPVLNRCAGGAVASAHTRAFAVDLLLPAWADPNPLCSFWQAHGKDWNMGLGRYPSGRIHIDTAGYRTWGGDFSAGSSFCAPATASKAQSR
- a CDS encoding LysE family transporter, coding for MNELIAVALFTVLAVISPGADFAMVTRSSYAFGRRAGLAAAMGIALGVQVHVLYTVLGIAVIISQSPALFLAMKVLGAGYLIYLGYKSLTNTTRISLDGTSASQLGVLAAFRSGFLTNALNPKTMLFVVSAYTQVVQPGSSLAVNFGYGAFMSLAHWLWFSLVAVFFSSAVLRQAMLERQRLVDRVIGVALIGLGLAVVFANVR
- a CDS encoding LysR substrate-binding domain-containing protein — translated: MKLPALSAFRYFDVAAQTQSFVRAAELLNVTHGAVSRQVRLLEETLGVQLFERRNRAIFLTAAGRALHGTTLSVFEQLEGAVYRLQQQARENVLVLSCEPTIAMRWLIPRLPAFHAAHPDIHLHLVAAGGPIDFARSGVDLALRRDDFRWDANLYALKICDEWVGPVCSATHNFPEHGLAGQRLLHSASRPNAWATWLRHSGESAKGSSRADYEHFYLCIQAAAAGLGVAMASRLMVQDEIDSGQLQAPRGFIQDQSAYYLLSPQTLLDDDKSRCFAEWVIGQSQACLAHLD